GCTGCACTTAACTATGCAATGCGTTGATTTGGTTGTTATACTGCAAGCTGCAATCGATGCTGTGCATCCGCTAGCCGCAGCAAAAGCGATTCAGCTAGAACTTGCCATTGCACCACATCAAAATCAACACGATGTCACAACTCCCTCAGTACTGTTCTACGGTGACGCGACGCGCTTACAGCAAGTATTCTGGAACTTACTATCAAATGCAATTAAGTTTACACCAAATCAAGGGCGCGTTCAAACCAAGTTAGAGTATGGTGATCGCGCGATTCAAATTACCGTCAGCGATACTGGGCAAGGAATTAGCCCTGATTTTTTACCACACGTCTTTGAGCGATTTCGTCAAGCTGATACAACACGCCAAGGTGGATTAGGTTTAGGACTAGCGATCGTCGATCATATTGTGCAACTTCATGGTGGCTTCGTCAAGGTCGAGAGTCCAGGCGTTGATCAAGGCGCAACCTTTACAATCGAATTCCCAAAAACAAACACTCCTCAAACTCAAACCACATCAGATTGTCTATCCGTAATTTAAGAGCGATTAGCAATTAACACTCATTTTTAATTACCACTTTTCTAAACCAACGCTGGAGATTTCTGCGTCCGCACTTGTTTCACAACCATGCGCAAATTTCCCGAAGGCGCAACCGTCAACCCTCGACGAGTCGGCTTAATTGGTGTTTTCGTTGCGAGTTGCAAATCGTATTGCGTCAAAATTGTTGCCAAGACTAATTTCATCTCAAACTGTGCAAACGCGAGTCCAATACAACGACGATTTCCACCACCAAACGGTAAATATTCATAGGGTGAAAACTGTCTTTCAAGAAAACGTTCGGGTTTGAAACGCTTCGGGTCGGGATAGAGATCTTCGCGGTGATGCGTTAAATAAACTGAGGGAAGTAACAGCGTACCAGGTTCAAAGTGATAGCCCATAATTTCGATTGGCGATCGCACAACGCGCGGAAATGTATTAATCGCAATCGGATAAATTCGCAAAGTTTCGCAGCAAACCGCATTTAAATACAGTAGCCGTACAACTGCGCTAGGATGGGCATTCGGTGGAAGTGTATCGAGTTCTTGCAATAACTTCTCTCGGACTTCGGGTAAGTTGTCAATCCAGTACAACGCCCACGATAAAGCTGAAGCCGTCGTTTCATGTCCAGCAAAAAGTAATGTCACCAGTTCATCACGCAGTTCGCGATCAGTCATTGGTTGACCATTTTCGTCGCGTGCTTGTAAGAGTAAACTAAGGATGTCATCGCTGTGAACATCCGCTGCTCGACGGGCAGTAATTTCAGCATAAATTAATTGGTCGATTTGCGATCGCAAGTTCAAAAAACGTCCCCAGGGACTCCATACCCCCCAATCTTTCTGTAGCGAGGGAAAAAATAGCAGCATCGAACTCATCGGAGAACTTACCGCGTCTAATAGCCGCGTCAAAAGTTTTCTCAGTTCCTCAAAGCGATCACCTTGATGTAAGCCAAACACAGCACTCAAAATCACGCGCAAGGAAATTTCTTGCATTGATGCACGGACGTTGAAGGGTTTCCCAACTTCCCAACGGCTAATGACTTGTTGCGTTATATCGCGAATAATCTCGCCATACGCTTTTAAGCGATCGCCGTGAAAGGGTGGCATTAATAGCTTGCGCTGGCGTTGATGCGCAACTCCATCGAGTAAAATTAATGAGTGATCTCCTAGCAGTGGTAATAATATACGGTTTGCACCACTACTATCAAACGTTCCCGCAGGCGCGCTAAAAATTTGCTGGAGGGCTTCAGGGTTGCTGATGTAAACGACGAGTGGTGTTACGTTCTTGGCAACTACGTAAACGTCACCGTACTGCTGATAGCGTTTTTCAAGTATTGCTAGCGGATTAAAAATCCACCGCAGCATATTGATTCTACGCTGTATGAATGATGGGCTGGGACCATCGAGAATCTGGTTATCCATAACTTAGAGCAGAAAAAGAGAAAATAGAGAATGTATTCAAGGTTTCTATTTTGTGGCTGGTGGATTGCCTACTCTACCGTTGAGTTCGCGAATTTCGGCGTTGAGTTCGCGTTGGCGTTGAATTAAAGCTTCAAAATCAGCGCGTGTTGCTAGGTTTTCGCGGTTAGGCAGCAGTTGATTTACGCGGTCTAGGCAAGCGTTTAATCCCGCTGCAAATTCGTAGCGCGTCACCGGGCGATCACCTCGGAACGTTCCATCCGGATACCCTGAAAGGCAACCAGGTTGCGCGTTATTACTTGGGACTTGGGTGTTTGGCGTTTGTGCTAACGCGCTTGATGTATAAAGGCTTGCTGCAATCAAAGGTGTCGTGATCGCACTTTGTATTAGGGTTTTTAAGAGCTTGGACATTTTAATATTCCGATTTCGATATGTTGGGTAATGGTTTCGAGCCTTTTTACCCGTTATCTACCTATCTCTTATTTTGCAACGTCCTCTACTACCACTATTTATCTCAACGTTGAAATGCTTAAGAATGTTTCCGTTGTGATTAGGAAGTATTACTTATTTGAGTTGAAGAGTATTCCTGCTATGATGTTTATCATAGTAACAATTTATAGTAAAAAATACTTTATACCTAAACTTTGGGTTTGGCAAGCACTTTTTACTACTTTTATCGTAATCCTTTTGCTTTGCCATAAGTGATAGGTGATTTAATAAAGTCATCTTCTTGAAAACGACTGAAGCGAAAGAGATTTAACTTATCAATTCTAGAGCGATCGCCGAGAATAAATTGACTCATCAATTCACCAATAATCGGGCTGAGTTTGTAACCGTGACCGCTAAAACCGACCGCACAGTATAAGCCTGGAATGCAAGCGAGGTGGTCGATAATCGGTTGATAATCGGGTGTAACGCCCCAGATTCCCGAGTACTTCGCAACAACTTTGCCTTTTTCAAGAATTGGATAGCGTTGAATCAGTTTGTGGTGTAATTCTTCAGTAATTTGCGGATAAATTTGTCCGTGAAAATCATCAGCATCTTGTAACATAAATTGTGGATGATGTTTAGGGTCAGAATTGCCAATTCGCGTATAAGGTTGCTGCGGATCTGAGCGTGAATAGGAAAGATTGACCAAATCAGACACAACAGGATGATTTTGCAAAAATTCTACTGGTCTTTGAACAACAACAACGTGTTCCACAACCGGATGAACAGGAAATTCTAACCCCAAATTTTGCGTGAATTTTCTTGCCCACGGACCAACACAATCAATAACGGTACGCGTAGCGATCGCCCCTTGAACAGTCACAACACTTTGAACTTTGCCTGCTGCATCCAACTCGATATCTTTAACAGGCGTATGCGTGAGAACTTCTACCCCCAAATCTGCGGCGCGTTGAGCAAACGCCAAAGTTGTTTGTGGTGGACTACCATAACCCGAATGTGGTTCATACGCTACAGCAGCGACATCGTTAAGGTTGAGGTGAGGAATTTGTGCTTGCACTTGCTGTAAATCCATCAAATCAACCTTGATATTCATTGATTGATGCATTTGCACAACAGTGTTAAGCGTGGCGACATCCGATTCTCCGACTAACACGAAGTAACCGCAAGGATTAAACCCACTGTCGTAACCACCATAGAGTTCTTTAAAATTGTGAAAGCGTTGTTGAGACAGATAGGCTAGTTCGGCTAAAACAGGGTGTGTATAGTGCGTACGAACAATCCCGATACCCTTACCCGATGCACCATTCGCGAGTTCTTTTTGTTCTAGCAGTACTACCTTACCCGCGTGATTTTGTGCCAAGTACAACGCAACTGATGCACCAATACACCCTCCACCAACTACAACAATATCTGCTGTCTCAGCCATTCAGAATTCTCCTAATGAAAGTCTAGAGGTGATGGGTGATGAATACCTGACATTAATTCAAGGAGCTTATTATAACAAGTATACTGGAATTGATCTAGAGCCATAGCAAAAGCGATACATGACACAATTAAAGAAAGGCTCTCAAATATTTTCAATGACATCGATAGTAGCAGTTAATTCCAACCTTCCCTTGCATTTAGCAATTTCAGAAAAGCTACGCGACCAAATTTTGAGTGATGAATACGCACCAGGAGAGCAACTACCGAGCGAACATCAGTTGATGTTGCAATTTAATGTGAGTCGAATTACTGTGCGCCGCGCGATCGCCAATTTAGCCAATCAAGGGTTAGTGATTTCGCATCGCGGCAAAGGAGTTTTCGTTAAAGATCGCAAGAAGGTGACGCGATCGCTATCAAATCCGTTGATCTTCTTTGATGAAGACATGGCGCGTCAAGGTTCTACCGCTAGCATTCACAGCCTCAGTTTTGATACCGTTGTGCCTTCGCCCAAGGTGTGTAAGCAGTTACAGCTAGAGGAGGGTACGCCACAAGTTTACTGCCAGAAAAAGGTCATCCTCACTGATCAAAATCCTGTTGCAGTAGACATTACCTACATTCCGTTTGAGTTGGGAAAGACATTTGCAACCGAACTACAATCAAGCTTAATTTACCCG
This window of the Chroogloeocystis siderophila 5.2 s.c.1 genome carries:
- a CDS encoding GntR family transcriptional regulator, whose translation is MTSIVAVNSNLPLHLAISEKLRDQILSDEYAPGEQLPSEHQLMLQFNVSRITVRRAIANLANQGLVISHRGKGVFVKDRKKVTRSLSNPLIFFDEDMARQGSTASIHSLSFDTVVPSPKVCKQLQLEEGTPQVYCQKKVILTDQNPVAVDITYIPFELGKTFATELQSSLIYPTLDSNGVAIERVATIIECTHATHEVSEYLDIPLGAPLLVNRYVAYTTGDKPVICGETLSRADTLCYSVTLTKQDTTVQRA
- a CDS encoding cytochrome P450, translating into MDNQILDGPSPSFIQRRINMLRWIFNPLAILEKRYQQYGDVYVVAKNVTPLVVYISNPEALQQIFSAPAGTFDSSGANRILLPLLGDHSLILLDGVAHQRQRKLLMPPFHGDRLKAYGEIIRDITQQVISRWEVGKPFNVRASMQEISLRVILSAVFGLHQGDRFEELRKLLTRLLDAVSSPMSSMLLFFPSLQKDWGVWSPWGRFLNLRSQIDQLIYAEITARRAADVHSDDILSLLLQARDENGQPMTDRELRDELVTLLFAGHETTASALSWALYWIDNLPEVREKLLQELDTLPPNAHPSAVVRLLYLNAVCCETLRIYPIAINTFPRVVRSPIEIMGYHFEPGTLLLPSVYLTHHREDLYPDPKRFKPERFLERQFSPYEYLPFGGGNRRCIGLAFAQFEMKLVLATILTQYDLQLATKTPIKPTRRGLTVAPSGNLRMVVKQVRTQKSPALV
- a CDS encoding NAD(P)/FAD-dependent oxidoreductase encodes the protein MAETADIVVVGGGCIGASVALYLAQNHAGKVVLLEQKELANGASGKGIGIVRTHYTHPVLAELAYLSQQRFHNFKELYGGYDSGFNPCGYFVLVGESDVATLNTVVQMHQSMNIKVDLMDLQQVQAQIPHLNLNDVAAVAYEPHSGYGSPPQTTLAFAQRAADLGVEVLTHTPVKDIELDAAGKVQSVVTVQGAIATRTVIDCVGPWARKFTQNLGLEFPVHPVVEHVVVVQRPVEFLQNHPVVSDLVNLSYSRSDPQQPYTRIGNSDPKHHPQFMLQDADDFHGQIYPQITEELHHKLIQRYPILEKGKVVAKYSGIWGVTPDYQPIIDHLACIPGLYCAVGFSGHGYKLSPIIGELMSQFILGDRSRIDKLNLFRFSRFQEDDFIKSPITYGKAKGLR
- a CDS encoding S-layer homology domain-containing protein — translated: MSKLLKTLIQSAITTPLIAASLYTSSALAQTPNTQVPSNNAQPGCLSGYPDGTFRGDRPVTRYEFAAGLNACLDRVNQLLPNRENLATRADFEALIQRQRELNAEIRELNGRVGNPPATK